In Arthrobacter sp. PAMC25284, a single genomic region encodes these proteins:
- the groL gene encoding chaperonin GroEL (60 kDa chaperone family; promotes refolding of misfolded polypeptides especially under stressful conditions; forms two stacked rings of heptamers to form a barrel-shaped 14mer; ends can be capped by GroES; misfolded proteins enter the barrel where they are refolded when GroES binds) has translation MAKQLAFNDAARRSLEAGIDKLANTVKVTLGPRGRNVVLDKKWGAPTITNDGVTIAREVELDDPYENLGAQLAKEVATKTNDVAGDGTTTATVLAQALVKEGLRNVAAGAAPGEIKRGIEVSVEAVAARLLENARPVEGSQVANVASISAQSDEVGELLAEAFGKVGKDGVITIEESSTTQTELVLTEGMQFDKGYLSPYFVTDAERQEAVLEDALILINQGKISSVQDFLPLLEKALQSSKPLFIIAEDIDGEALSTLIVNRIRGTLNVVAVKAPGFGDRRKAMLQDIATLTGAQVVSAELGLSLDTVGLEVLGTARRITVTKDNTTIVDGAGSAEDVAARVAQLRAELTRTDSDWDKEKLQERLAKLAGGIGVIKVGAATEVELKEKKHRIEDAVSSTRAALEEGIVAGGGSALIHALKALDEDANVQALEGDAAAAVGIVRRALTQPLRWIAQNAGFDGYVVVAKVAESELNQGFNAKTGDYEDLIAAGVIDPVKVTRAALRNAASIAALVLTTETLVVEKPADEDQHAGHQH, from the coding sequence ATGGCAAAGCAGCTTGCGTTTAATGACGCTGCACGCCGGTCGCTTGAAGCCGGCATCGATAAGCTCGCCAACACCGTCAAGGTCACGCTCGGCCCGCGCGGACGCAACGTCGTGCTGGACAAGAAGTGGGGTGCCCCCACGATCACCAACGACGGTGTGACGATCGCCCGTGAAGTTGAACTCGACGACCCGTACGAGAACCTTGGCGCCCAGCTGGCAAAGGAGGTCGCTACCAAGACCAACGACGTCGCCGGCGACGGCACCACCACGGCCACCGTCCTGGCCCAGGCCCTCGTCAAGGAAGGCCTGCGCAACGTTGCGGCTGGCGCCGCCCCGGGCGAGATCAAGCGCGGCATCGAGGTCTCGGTCGAGGCCGTCGCCGCCCGCCTGCTCGAAAACGCCCGCCCGGTCGAAGGCAGCCAGGTCGCCAACGTCGCCTCCATCTCCGCCCAGAGCGATGAGGTCGGCGAGCTCCTGGCCGAGGCCTTCGGCAAGGTCGGCAAGGATGGTGTGATCACCATCGAGGAATCCTCCACCACGCAGACCGAGCTGGTCCTCACCGAGGGCATGCAGTTCGACAAGGGCTACCTGTCCCCGTACTTCGTCACCGACGCGGAACGCCAGGAAGCAGTACTTGAGGACGCCCTCATCCTGATCAACCAGGGCAAGATTTCCTCGGTGCAGGACTTCCTGCCGCTGCTGGAAAAGGCGCTGCAGAGCTCCAAGCCGCTCTTCATCATCGCTGAGGACATCGACGGCGAGGCATTGTCCACGCTGATCGTTAACCGCATCCGCGGCACCCTGAACGTCGTTGCCGTCAAGGCTCCGGGCTTCGGTGACCGCCGCAAGGCCATGCTGCAGGACATCGCGACCCTGACCGGCGCGCAGGTTGTCTCCGCGGAGCTGGGCCTGAGCCTGGATACCGTGGGCCTGGAAGTGCTCGGCACCGCCCGGCGCATCACCGTCACGAAGGACAACACCACGATCGTCGACGGCGCCGGTTCGGCCGAAGACGTCGCGGCCCGCGTCGCCCAGCTGCGCGCCGAGCTGACCCGGACCGATTCGGACTGGGACAAGGAAAAGCTGCAGGAACGCCTGGCCAAGCTGGCCGGCGGCATCGGCGTGATCAAGGTCGGCGCTGCCACCGAGGTCGAGCTGAAGGAAAAGAAGCACCGCATCGAAGACGCCGTGTCCTCGACCCGCGCCGCCCTCGAAGAAGGCATCGTGGCCGGCGGCGGCTCCGCCCTCATCCACGCGCTGAAGGCACTCGACGAGGACGCCAACGTTCAGGCCCTCGAAGGTGACGCGGCTGCAGCCGTCGGCATCGTCCGCCGGGCGCTGACCCAGCCGCTGCGCTGGATCGCACAGAACGCCGGCTTCGACGGTTACGTCGTCGTCGCCAAGGTCGCCGAATCGGAGCTCAACCAGGGCTTCAACGCCAAGACCGGCGACTACGAGGACCTCATCGCCGCCGGCGTCATCGACCCCGTGAAGGTAACGCGCGCGGCACTGCGCAACGCGGCATCCATCGCGGCACTGGTGCTCACCACGGAAACCCTCGTGGTCGAAAAGCCTGCCGACGAGGACCAGCACGCGGGCCACCAGCACTAG
- a CDS encoding glutamate--cysteine ligase translates to MKKIDFASSKQSTLGVEWELALVDAETGELASVANEVLRGVAARHPELNEDDEHPHIKQELLLNTVELVTGICTTVAQAKQDLAGSLAAVREVTDPMGVEVFCAGSHPFSPPQLQPVTDKERYAKLIDRTQWWGRQMVIYGVHVHVGLDSRDKVLPVLDGLVNYFPHFQALSASSPFWGGEDTGYASHRALMFQQLPTAGLPFQFASWDDYESYVQDMFTTGVIDTLSEIRWDIRPVPNLGTIEMRICDGLASLEEVGAIAALTQCLVDEFSTTLDAGGTIPTMPPWHVQENKWRAARYGLDAIIILDAEGNEQLVTDHLRETLRRLEPVAAKLGCSAELADVEKIIQRGAGYQRQRRVAAEHGGDLRAVVLDLVQQMRKGPEA, encoded by the coding sequence ATGAAGAAGATTGATTTCGCTTCATCCAAGCAATCAACTCTTGGTGTGGAATGGGAGCTTGCGCTCGTCGATGCGGAGACCGGCGAGCTGGCATCCGTGGCCAACGAGGTGCTGCGCGGCGTGGCCGCCCGGCACCCGGAGCTGAACGAGGACGACGAGCACCCGCACATCAAGCAGGAACTGCTGCTGAACACGGTCGAGCTCGTAACCGGAATCTGCACCACCGTGGCTCAGGCCAAGCAGGACCTGGCCGGTTCGCTCGCGGCGGTCCGCGAAGTCACCGACCCCATGGGCGTCGAGGTCTTCTGCGCCGGGAGCCACCCGTTCAGCCCGCCCCAGCTGCAGCCCGTGACTGACAAGGAACGCTACGCCAAGCTGATTGACCGGACCCAGTGGTGGGGCCGGCAGATGGTCATTTACGGCGTCCACGTCCACGTCGGGCTGGACAGCCGCGATAAGGTCCTCCCGGTCCTGGACGGTCTTGTGAACTACTTCCCGCATTTCCAGGCGCTGTCCGCCTCGAGCCCGTTCTGGGGCGGCGAAGATACCGGTTATGCCTCCCACCGCGCCCTGATGTTCCAGCAGCTGCCCACCGCGGGGCTGCCCTTCCAGTTCGCCAGCTGGGATGATTACGAGTCCTACGTCCAGGACATGTTCACCACCGGGGTTATCGATACCCTGTCTGAGATCCGCTGGGACATCCGGCCGGTGCCGAATCTGGGCACTATCGAGATGCGAATCTGTGACGGCCTGGCGTCCCTGGAGGAAGTCGGCGCCATTGCTGCCCTGACCCAGTGCCTCGTTGACGAGTTCTCCACCACCCTTGATGCCGGCGGCACTATTCCGACTATGCCGCCGTGGCACGTTCAGGAAAACAAATGGCGCGCGGCCCGGTATGGCCTGGACGCGATCATCATCCTGGATGCTGAGGGGAACGAGCAGCTCGTCACCGACCACCTCCGCGAGACGCTCCGCCGGCTGGAGCCCGTCGCAGCCAAACTCGGTTGCAGTGCCGAGCTTGCCGACGTCGAAAAGATCATCCAGCGCGGTGCCGGCTACCAGCGGCAGCGCCGGGTGGCGGCAGAACACGGTGGTGACCTTCGCGCCGTCGTCCTGGATTTGGTCCAGCAGATGCGCAAGGGCCCGGAGGCCTAA
- the tsaB gene encoding tRNA (adenosine(37)-N6)-threonylcarbamoyltransferase complex dimerization subunit type 1 TsaB — MLILAIDTSAVASAALVADDAPESVIASFSTEDTRTHAEVLVPGIEKLLAGAGLTGNDLDAIVTGVGPGPFTGLRSGIVTARTLAFAWGKPLYGVMSLDAIALEVAESTDAAPAFIIATDARRKEVYWARYSLADGQLPKLLDGPHVGFAGDLPDLPVYGAGAGLYADDVDAVAEFSTRQPEALSLGQFALARLESGEQLLDSTPLYLRESDAQVPGPRKRAL, encoded by the coding sequence ATGCTGATCCTCGCCATCGACACCTCGGCCGTGGCCAGTGCCGCGCTCGTCGCCGACGACGCACCGGAATCCGTGATCGCGAGTTTCTCCACCGAGGACACCCGCACCCACGCGGAAGTCCTCGTGCCGGGAATCGAGAAGCTCCTCGCCGGTGCCGGCCTCACCGGCAACGACCTCGACGCGATCGTTACCGGGGTGGGTCCCGGGCCCTTCACTGGCCTGCGCTCGGGAATCGTCACAGCCCGCACCCTTGCCTTCGCCTGGGGCAAACCGCTCTATGGCGTTATGAGCCTCGACGCGATCGCCCTCGAGGTGGCCGAGTCCACCGATGCGGCGCCCGCGTTCATCATCGCCACGGATGCGCGGCGCAAAGAAGTCTATTGGGCCCGCTACTCGCTTGCCGACGGACAGCTGCCGAAGCTGCTCGACGGCCCGCATGTGGGGTTCGCCGGCGACCTCCCCGACCTGCCGGTCTATGGCGCCGGGGCGGGCCTCTACGCCGACGACGTCGACGCCGTCGCCGAATTCAGCACCCGGCAGCCCGAGGCGCTCTCGCTGGGCCAGTTCGCGCTCGCGCGGCTGGAATCGGGGGAGCAGCTGCTGGACTCCACGCCGCTGTACCTGCGCGAATCCGACGCCCAGGTGCCCGGTCCCCGGAAGCGTGCGCTGTGA
- a CDS encoding NAD(P)H-dependent oxidoreductase yields MLGSTRPGRRGKAVADWAYDQAAQRADARFELIDVADYGLPLLDEPRPAALEQYRHDHTKAWSEAISSFDGYVFVTAEYNHSVPGALKNAMDYLYREWNNKAAGFVSYGVNGGTRAVEHLRLIAAELQMADVRAQLALPLATEFENYTTFTPSARAVRSLGTVFDQVIAWAGALQALRLPGGRDPGH; encoded by the coding sequence GTGCTTGGGAGCACCCGCCCGGGTCGCCGCGGAAAAGCCGTCGCCGACTGGGCTTACGACCAGGCGGCGCAGCGCGCCGATGCCCGGTTCGAACTCATTGACGTGGCCGATTATGGCCTCCCGCTGCTCGACGAGCCCCGGCCAGCGGCACTGGAGCAATACCGCCACGATCACACAAAGGCCTGGTCCGAAGCCATAAGTTCCTTCGACGGGTACGTCTTTGTTACCGCAGAATACAACCACTCCGTGCCCGGGGCACTGAAAAACGCGATGGATTACCTCTACCGGGAATGGAACAATAAGGCGGCCGGCTTCGTCAGCTACGGCGTGAACGGTGGCACCCGAGCAGTCGAACACCTGCGCCTGATCGCTGCCGAGCTCCAGATGGCCGATGTCCGCGCGCAGCTCGCACTGCCGCTGGCGACGGAATTTGAGAACTACACGACGTTCACGCCGTCGGCCCGGGCTGTGAGAAGCCTCGGCACGGTCTTCGATCAGGTCATCGCCTGGGCCGGGGCGCTGCAGGCCTTGCGCCTCCCGGGGGGCCGGGATCCGGGACACTGA
- the rimI gene encoding ribosomal protein S18-alanine N-acetyltransferase produces MEAGDISVVHALELRLFPVDAWPLQMFHDELAQTETRRYLVAELHGQIVGYAGLMCIEPVSDVQTMAVVPEQEGRGIGSALLTELIAESRRRRAEDVLLEVRADNPRAQQLYRRFGFEQIHIRPRYYRDGVDALIMRLPLYHESPSHQPREADRP; encoded by the coding sequence ATGGAGGCGGGGGACATCTCGGTAGTCCACGCGCTGGAGCTCCGGCTCTTCCCCGTTGACGCCTGGCCGCTTCAGATGTTCCACGACGAGCTCGCACAGACGGAAACGCGCCGCTACCTCGTGGCGGAACTCCACGGACAAATCGTCGGCTACGCCGGACTGATGTGCATCGAGCCGGTCTCGGATGTCCAGACCATGGCCGTGGTGCCCGAGCAGGAGGGCCGGGGGATCGGCTCGGCGCTCCTGACGGAGCTCATCGCGGAGAGCCGACGGCGCCGGGCGGAGGATGTGCTGCTCGAAGTCCGGGCCGACAACCCGCGGGCGCAGCAGCTCTACCGCCGTTTCGGCTTCGAACAAATCCACATCCGGCCCCGTTACTACCGCGACGGCGTGGACGCCCTGATCATGCGTCTGCCCCTGTACCACGAATCACCCAGCCACCAGCCCCGGGAAGCAGACCGCCCATGA
- a CDS encoding shikimate 5-dehydrogenase gives MTLCISLSARPSNNGTRFHNHLYDQLGLNWIYKAFAPTDLGQAIAGVRGLGIRGCAVSMPFKEDVIALVDVMDPSAQAIDSVNTIVNDDGTLTAYNTDYTAIEQLLQRNAVDAALSVWVKGSGGMAKATVAALRDAGFKDVTVIARSEASGRPLAELYGFAWRAELPAAGATADMLINVTPVGMAGGPDAGALSFPQEAVEAAAVVFDVVALPAETPLVKAGRAAGKTVITGAEVATIQALEQFVLYTGIRPGDDQIQAAEEFMRAQ, from the coding sequence ATGACCCTGTGCATCTCGCTCTCGGCCCGGCCGAGCAACAACGGGACGCGTTTCCACAACCACCTCTATGACCAGCTGGGCCTGAACTGGATCTACAAGGCCTTTGCCCCGACTGACCTGGGCCAGGCGATCGCCGGCGTGCGCGGCCTCGGGATCCGCGGTTGCGCCGTGTCCATGCCCTTTAAGGAAGACGTCATCGCCCTCGTGGATGTTATGGACCCTTCCGCGCAAGCCATTGACTCGGTCAACACGATCGTCAACGACGACGGCACGCTCACCGCGTACAACACCGACTACACGGCAATCGAGCAGCTGCTGCAGCGCAACGCCGTCGACGCCGCCCTGTCCGTCTGGGTCAAGGGCTCCGGCGGCATGGCGAAAGCGACGGTGGCGGCGCTGCGTGACGCCGGCTTCAAGGACGTGACCGTGATCGCCCGCAGCGAGGCATCCGGCCGGCCCCTCGCGGAGCTCTACGGGTTCGCATGGCGGGCAGAACTTCCTGCCGCCGGGGCCACGGCGGACATGCTCATCAACGTCACCCCGGTGGGGATGGCAGGCGGCCCCGATGCCGGGGCCCTGTCCTTCCCGCAGGAGGCCGTGGAGGCTGCGGCGGTCGTGTTCGACGTGGTTGCCCTCCCCGCGGAGACGCCGCTGGTCAAGGCTGGCCGGGCCGCGGGCAAAACCGTCATCACGGGAGCTGAGGTGGCCACCATCCAGGCGCTGGAGCAGTTCGTGCTGTACACCGGCATCAGGCCCGGTGACGACCAGATCCAGGCCGCTGAGGAGTTCATGCGGGCGCAGTAG
- the tsaE gene encoding tRNA (adenosine(37)-N6)-threonylcarbamoyltransferase complex ATPase subunit type 1 TsaE has protein sequence MSAPAWERIFRVGTADETHALAAVLGAGLRAGDLLILTGELGAGKTTFTQGLGEGLGVRAGIISPTFVLVRIHPNRPDGPRPGGPDLVHVDAYRLASAAEIDDIDLENTLDTAVTVVEWGRDRVEHLSESRLELELHRPAGGAGMATGNEGPGGVLDFDTGDADEPRTIIIRGFGPRWAEPPALPLIPPATPERNP, from the coding sequence GTGAGCGCGCCCGCGTGGGAACGCATCTTCAGGGTCGGGACGGCGGACGAAACACACGCCCTGGCGGCCGTGCTGGGTGCCGGGCTCCGGGCCGGAGACCTGCTGATCCTCACCGGCGAACTGGGGGCGGGCAAGACCACGTTCACCCAGGGTCTCGGGGAAGGCCTCGGCGTCAGGGCCGGCATCATCTCGCCGACCTTTGTGCTGGTCCGGATCCACCCGAACCGGCCCGACGGCCCGCGGCCCGGCGGCCCGGATCTGGTGCACGTTGATGCCTACCGGCTGGCGTCCGCGGCCGAAATCGACGACATTGACCTCGAAAACACCCTGGACACCGCTGTCACGGTGGTGGAGTGGGGACGCGACAGGGTGGAGCACCTGAGTGAGAGCCGGCTGGAGCTGGAGCTGCACCGGCCCGCGGGCGGCGCCGGCATGGCCACCGGAAACGAAGGACCCGGCGGCGTGCTGGACTTCGATACCGGCGATGCCGACGAACCCCGCACCATTATCATCCGCGGGTTCGGCCCCCGGTGGGCTGAGCCTCCCGCCCTGCCCCTGATCCCTCCCGCGACTCCGGAACGGAACCCCTGA
- the groES gene encoding co-chaperone GroES, whose product MSVSIKPLEDRIVVRPLEAEQTTASGLVIPDSAQEKPQEGEVVAVGPGRFDDNGNRVPIDVATGDVVIYSKYGGTEVKTGGTEYLVLSARDVLAIVVK is encoded by the coding sequence GTGTCGGTCTCTATTAAGCCTCTTGAGGATCGTATTGTTGTCCGCCCGCTCGAAGCCGAGCAGACCACGGCTTCCGGCCTGGTTATCCCGGACTCCGCACAGGAGAAGCCGCAGGAAGGCGAAGTTGTTGCAGTAGGCCCCGGCCGCTTTGACGACAACGGCAACCGCGTTCCGATCGACGTCGCCACCGGCGACGTTGTCATCTACTCCAAGTACGGTGGAACCGAAGTCAAGACCGGCGGCACCGAGTACCTCGTACTCTCCGCCCGCGACGTTCTGGCGATCGTCGTAAAGTAA
- a CDS encoding class I SAM-dependent methyltransferase, which produces MADAPQEQIAPLLNPEGWELLASLGPYNEDDALRLNASLRKAGHSPELVSAALTQSRLRTKAETKFGEFARQMIFTQAGLEQATRLTVAARHAQRFVEAGIGHVADLGCGLGADAMALASMDITVTAVEMDETTAACATMNLIPFRNATVVHADATSVSLDGIDGVWLDPARRTTSSAGTKRLWDAEDFSPPLSFVESLARSGRAVGVKMGPGMPHDSVPADCEAQWVSVAGDVTEVALWFNAVRRPGIRRAALVLGPQGAAELTSGEDFGSGPVPPVGPIEGYLYEPDGAVIRAGLVADVALELGGHLVDEHIAYICAPELRDTPFARAYRVLDVMPFNVKALKAWVKDEGIGVLDIKKRGTAVTPEELRRQLLPGGKSGGRNAARKTATLVLTRIGEDRVAISVEPVH; this is translated from the coding sequence ATGGCTGACGCACCGCAGGAACAGATCGCCCCGCTCCTCAACCCCGAGGGCTGGGAGTTGTTGGCGTCGCTCGGTCCTTACAACGAGGACGATGCGCTCCGGCTCAATGCCTCGTTGCGGAAAGCCGGCCACTCCCCCGAACTCGTCTCCGCGGCGCTCACCCAGTCGCGGCTCCGGACCAAGGCTGAGACCAAGTTCGGCGAATTCGCCCGGCAGATGATCTTCACCCAGGCAGGCCTGGAGCAAGCCACCCGGCTGACCGTCGCCGCCCGGCACGCGCAGCGCTTCGTCGAGGCGGGCATCGGCCACGTCGCGGACCTGGGCTGCGGGCTGGGGGCCGACGCGATGGCGCTTGCCTCCATGGACATCACAGTCACGGCGGTGGAAATGGATGAAACCACGGCAGCCTGCGCCACCATGAACCTCATCCCGTTCCGGAACGCCACCGTGGTACACGCCGATGCCACCTCGGTTTCCCTCGACGGGATCGACGGCGTCTGGCTGGATCCGGCCCGGCGCACCACATCCAGCGCGGGCACCAAGCGGCTCTGGGATGCCGAGGACTTCTCCCCGCCGCTGTCATTCGTGGAATCTTTGGCCCGTTCCGGGAGGGCTGTGGGCGTCAAGATGGGCCCCGGCATGCCGCACGACTCGGTGCCGGCCGACTGCGAGGCCCAGTGGGTCTCGGTGGCCGGCGACGTCACGGAGGTAGCGTTGTGGTTCAATGCAGTGCGCCGCCCCGGCATCAGGCGGGCAGCGCTCGTGCTCGGCCCGCAGGGCGCCGCGGAGCTCACCAGCGGCGAAGACTTTGGCAGCGGTCCGGTGCCCCCCGTTGGCCCCATTGAGGGGTACCTCTATGAGCCGGACGGCGCCGTTATCCGGGCCGGGCTCGTGGCCGACGTCGCACTCGAACTGGGCGGACATCTGGTCGATGAACACATCGCCTACATCTGTGCTCCCGAACTGCGCGACACCCCATTCGCCCGGGCCTACAGGGTTCTGGACGTGATGCCGTTTAACGTCAAGGCGCTCAAGGCCTGGGTCAAGGACGAGGGCATCGGCGTTCTGGATATCAAGAAACGCGGGACGGCAGTCACCCCGGAAGAGTTGCGCAGGCAACTGCTCCCCGGCGGCAAATCCGGGGGCCGGAATGCCGCCAGAAAAACAGCCACCCTGGTCCTGACCAGGATCGGCGAGGACCGGGTGGCCATTTCGGTGGAACCTGTCCACTAG
- the tsaD gene encoding tRNA (adenosine(37)-N6)-threonylcarbamoyltransferase complex transferase subunit TsaD: MNRTAPLVLGIESSCDETGVGIVRGTALLTNTVASSMEEHVRFGGVIPEIASRAHLDAFVPTLRKALDEAGVTLADIDAIAVTSGPGLAGALMVGVCAAKALALATDKPLYAINHLVAHVGVGLLQSAGGAESGGTAAFTGALPGNLGALLVSGGHTEILRIRSITNDVELLGSTIDDAAGEAYDKVARLLGLGYPGGPAIDKLARTGNARAIRFPRGLTQPKYMGTAEKPGPHRYDWSFSGLKTAVARCVEQFEARGEDVPVADVAAAFQEAVVDVITSKAVLACRDHGITELLLGGGVAANSRLRQLTEQRCRASGIRLTVPPLPLCTDNGAMVAALGAQLVMAGVEPSGTGFAPDSSMPVTTVSA, encoded by the coding sequence ATGAACCGCACCGCACCGCTCGTGCTCGGCATCGAGTCCTCCTGCGACGAGACGGGCGTCGGAATCGTCCGCGGCACGGCCCTGCTGACCAACACCGTGGCCTCCTCCATGGAGGAACATGTCCGGTTTGGCGGCGTAATTCCCGAGATCGCCTCCCGCGCCCACCTCGACGCCTTCGTGCCAACCCTCCGCAAGGCCCTGGACGAGGCAGGTGTCACGCTGGCCGACATCGACGCGATCGCCGTGACCTCGGGGCCGGGCCTTGCCGGGGCGCTGATGGTGGGCGTGTGCGCGGCCAAGGCGCTCGCCCTCGCGACGGACAAGCCCCTGTACGCCATCAACCACCTCGTGGCGCACGTCGGAGTCGGCCTGCTGCAGTCCGCCGGCGGCGCTGAATCCGGCGGCACGGCGGCCTTTACCGGAGCGCTGCCCGGGAACCTCGGGGCACTCCTGGTTTCCGGCGGCCATACCGAAATCCTGCGGATCCGCAGCATCACAAACGACGTCGAACTGCTCGGATCCACCATCGATGACGCCGCCGGCGAAGCCTACGACAAGGTCGCCCGGCTGCTCGGCCTTGGCTACCCCGGAGGCCCGGCCATCGACAAGCTCGCGCGCACCGGCAACGCCAGGGCGATCCGCTTCCCGCGCGGGCTCACCCAGCCCAAATACATGGGAACCGCCGAAAAACCCGGTCCACACCGCTACGACTGGTCCTTCAGCGGACTCAAGACCGCCGTCGCCCGGTGTGTGGAACAATTCGAAGCCCGCGGCGAGGACGTGCCGGTGGCGGACGTCGCCGCGGCCTTCCAGGAAGCCGTGGTGGACGTCATCACATCCAAAGCGGTGTTAGCCTGCCGCGACCACGGCATCACCGAACTGCTGCTGGGCGGCGGGGTCGCCGCCAATTCGCGGCTGCGGCAGCTCACGGAACAGCGGTGCCGCGCATCCGGGATCCGGCTCACCGTGCCGCCGCTGCCCCTGTGTACGGATAACGGGGCCATGGTCGCGGCCCTCGGTGCGCAGCTCGTGATGGCCGGGGTGGAACCGAGCGGAACAGGGTTCGCGCCGGATTCATCGATGCCGGTCACAACGGTCTCAGCCTGA
- a CDS encoding DUF4193 domain-containing protein, translated as MATDYDEVRPDVAESRNASLEALKSANTPDAGSVVREMDEADTVDGVDLPGADLSGEELIIQVVPQASDEFTCYSCFLVRHRSQIAREKDGHAYCTECEG; from the coding sequence GTGGCAACCGACTATGACGAAGTAAGGCCCGACGTCGCGGAATCCCGTAACGCCTCTCTGGAGGCCCTTAAATCCGCCAACACCCCCGACGCGGGCAGCGTCGTCCGGGAAATGGACGAAGCCGACACCGTCGACGGTGTCGACCTGCCCGGCGCCGACCTTTCCGGCGAAGAACTCATCATTCAGGTCGTCCCCCAGGCCAGTGACGAGTTCACCTGTTACTCCTGTTTCCTCGTCCGGCACCGCTCCCAGATCGCCCGGGAGAAGGACGGCCACGCCTACTGCACCGAGTGCGAAGGCTGA